A genomic window from Cutibacterium acnes includes:
- a CDS encoding MarR family winged helix-turn-helix transcriptional regulator, which yields MLHTLEVMGTISTGTLSRVEGTRPTTTTDIVERLERDGLVARQRDPHDARSRLVEITDAGREYCRNCELSVGESVVPALNMLSDRDRDLLMRVLPALRRAVEVLSENDERTTRN from the coding sequence GTGCTGCACACTCTCGAGGTGATGGGCACGATCAGCACCGGAACCTTGAGCCGCGTCGAGGGAACTAGACCCACGACGACGACAGACATCGTTGAGAGGCTTGAACGGGATGGGTTAGTAGCGCGACAACGTGATCCCCATGATGCCCGCAGTCGTCTCGTTGAGATTACGGATGCCGGGCGTGAGTACTGCCGCAACTGCGAACTGTCGGTGGGGGAGTCCGTCGTGCCGGCGCTAAACATGTTGAGCGATAGGGACCGAGATCTGCTGATGAGAGTTTTGCCCGCCTTGCGCCGGGCTGTCGAAGTGCTGTCCGAGAATGATGAGAGGACGACGAGGAATTGA
- a CDS encoding uracil-DNA glycosylase, whose amino-acid sequence MTPLPHPRIATLFESPVAPGSGWPGDPASPDTPVAKCAEDAARIAAHCSEFEDLDATISVFRACPRLVKWREDIAVTKRAQWRDEPYWGRPVPSFGDPSARMVIIGLAPAAHGANRTGRMFTGDQSGDWLYRALYDADIASQAQSIDAADGLTLHDCRIIAPVHCAPPDNWPRPDEKRTCAIWFDDELARLTALRAVMCLGQIAWTSTLAAARRLGWQVPRPAPRFGHGTRTQLVRPDGSIIVVLGCYHVSRQNTNTARLTRSMLDDAVNTLRDLATT is encoded by the coding sequence ATGACACCACTCCCCCATCCACGTATCGCCACCCTGTTCGAGTCACCGGTAGCCCCTGGCAGCGGATGGCCAGGAGATCCGGCATCACCGGACACCCCCGTCGCCAAATGCGCCGAGGATGCAGCGAGAATCGCTGCACACTGCAGCGAATTTGAGGATCTCGACGCTACTATTTCGGTATTCCGCGCGTGCCCGCGCCTCGTCAAGTGGCGCGAGGACATAGCGGTCACTAAGCGCGCTCAATGGCGTGATGAACCTTATTGGGGGCGACCCGTACCGTCATTCGGCGATCCATCCGCTCGCATGGTTATCATCGGCCTGGCTCCCGCCGCACACGGAGCTAACCGCACAGGACGAATGTTCACCGGTGACCAGTCCGGGGACTGGCTTTACCGCGCTTTATATGACGCCGACATTGCCTCACAAGCACAGAGCATTGACGCTGCGGATGGTCTCACCCTTCACGACTGTCGCATCATCGCCCCGGTACACTGCGCACCACCAGACAACTGGCCTCGACCCGACGAGAAGCGCACTTGCGCTATCTGGTTTGATGATGAGCTAGCGCGTTTAACCGCCCTGCGTGCAGTGATGTGCCTAGGGCAGATTGCCTGGACCTCAACCCTGGCAGCCGCCCGTCGTCTTGGATGGCAGGTCCCGCGCCCTGCACCCCGCTTTGGTCACGGCACACGCACTCAACTCGTCCGGCCCGACGGGTCCATCATCGTCGTACTGGGGTGTTACCACGTCAGTCGTCAGAACACGAACACCGCACGGCTCACTCGCAGCATGCTTGACGACGCCGTCAACACGCTCCGGGATCTGGCCACTACCTGA
- a CDS encoding cob(I)yrinic acid a,c-diamide adenosyltransferase has translation MVILSKIYTRTGDHGSTRLVDNSVTAKSDLRVEAYGLIDQANASIGLAIALDTTTKVLSREVREALGIIQNELFDVGADLANPLVANPKWEPLRTVQESVDRLERWCDEFGDQLPTLRSFILPGGNPVGAQLHVCRTAIRTAERAAWRAAEIYGTETSNDPETTPGGVNELAITYLNRLSDLLFILSRAANKAGEDSSDEVVWVPGGERNPSTQMTNDGQE, from the coding sequence ATGGTCATTCTTTCCAAGATCTACACCCGTACCGGCGATCATGGCTCTACGCGCTTGGTCGATAATTCTGTGACAGCAAAATCAGATCTCCGCGTTGAGGCTTACGGCCTCATCGATCAGGCCAACGCCAGCATCGGCCTAGCAATTGCTCTCGACACCACGACGAAGGTTCTCTCGAGAGAGGTTCGAGAAGCTCTCGGCATCATCCAGAACGAGCTGTTCGACGTCGGAGCAGATCTAGCCAATCCACTTGTTGCTAACCCAAAATGGGAACCACTGCGAACTGTCCAGGAGAGTGTCGATCGGCTAGAGCGCTGGTGCGATGAATTCGGCGATCAGTTGCCAACTCTCAGGTCTTTCATTCTTCCTGGTGGCAACCCCGTGGGTGCTCAACTTCATGTCTGCCGTACTGCTATCCGCACGGCTGAGCGCGCTGCGTGGCGAGCTGCCGAGATCTACGGAACCGAGACATCGAATGATCCAGAAACCACACCTGGCGGGGTTAATGAGCTCGCAATCACCTACCTTAATCGCCTTTCCGATTTGCTATTTATCCTGTCTCGAGCCGCAAATAAAGCTGGCGAAGACTCCTCCGATGAGGTGGTGTGGGTTCCCGGCGGGGAACGCAACCCGAGCACGCAGATGACCAACGACGGCCAGGAATAA
- a CDS encoding DUF2550 domain-containing protein translates to MHVSIAQLGSTQMLSTLAMDAVIVGLIVCCAVLYMMWLLIRHRVLMRRRGAFLCGLRVMGGPKPGGWMIGSARYADGAFEWYRAIDPRHVPTIVLRRGGLAMREHHPPVVEDALALASNAYEIVTLETGHRGRSSVCQIVVDPRVVTGLMSWLEAAPPGGVEYATEGHLV, encoded by the coding sequence ATGCACGTGTCCATCGCTCAACTCGGGTCTACCCAGATGCTGTCGACCTTGGCGATGGATGCTGTCATTGTTGGTCTCATTGTGTGTTGTGCCGTTCTCTACATGATGTGGCTTCTTATTAGGCACCGCGTTCTCATGCGTAGACGCGGTGCTTTTTTATGCGGTCTTCGCGTGATGGGTGGCCCCAAGCCGGGCGGCTGGATGATTGGGAGCGCTCGTTACGCTGATGGGGCCTTCGAATGGTACCGAGCTATCGACCCTCGCCACGTCCCAACGATCGTCTTGAGGCGGGGCGGTCTGGCCATGAGGGAGCACCACCCACCGGTCGTGGAGGACGCCTTGGCTTTAGCCTCTAACGCCTACGAAATTGTTACTCTTGAAACTGGGCATAGAGGCCGATCCTCGGTGTGCCAGATCGTTGTCGACCCTCGGGTTGTTACTGGGCTGATGTCGTGGCTGGAGGCCGCACCCCCTGGTGGCGTGGAGTACGCCACCGAAGGGCATCTCGTGTGA
- a CDS encoding F0F1 ATP synthase subunit epsilon has protein sequence MDHPPLQVKVVSADREVWKGESVNIIVRTTEGDIGLLPGHEAFLAALAPCAAQIITTDGNREVIACDGGFVALDNDGQVSIITQYATRSEEISVDQARRDRDSLRKKLNEHERSEQDPEVVQDLTHRLHLAQAQIAAARLAGKQRS, from the coding sequence ATGGACCACCCGCCGCTTCAAGTCAAAGTCGTCAGCGCCGATCGTGAGGTGTGGAAGGGGGAGTCGGTCAATATCATTGTTCGGACTACCGAGGGTGATATCGGTCTGCTCCCCGGTCATGAGGCCTTTCTTGCGGCCCTCGCGCCGTGCGCGGCCCAGATCATCACTACGGACGGTAACCGTGAGGTCATCGCTTGCGACGGTGGCTTCGTGGCTCTGGATAATGACGGACAAGTCTCGATCATCACCCAGTACGCCACCCGGTCTGAGGAGATCTCGGTTGACCAGGCGCGGCGTGATCGCGATAGCCTGCGAAAGAAGCTGAACGAGCATGAGCGTTCCGAGCAAGACCCAGAGGTCGTCCAGGACCTTACTCATCGTCTACATCTGGCCCAGGCCCAGATCGCTGCCGCTCGACTAGCCGGAAAGCAACGCTCCTGA
- the atpD gene encoding F0F1 ATP synthase subunit beta, whose product MTATTITPETKDEVVGVGRVVRVIGPVVDVEFPAGQLPEILNALHVDAEVMGETHTITLEVALHIGENVVRAISLKPTDGMRRGTEVRDTGAPISVPVGDVTKGHVWNVTGDVLNADPSTIEVTERWPIHRDPPAFDDLEPETEMLETGIKVLDLLTPYVKGGKIGLFGGAGVGKTVLIQEMIYRIAHNFGGTSVFAGVGERTREGNDLINEMDEAGVLKDTALVFGQMDEPPGTRLRIALTGLTMAEYFRDVQNQDVLLFIDNIFRFSQAGSEVSTLLGRMPSAVGYQPNLADEMGQLQERITSTRGHSITSMQAVYVPADDYTDPAPATTFAHLDATTELSREIASRGLYPAVDPLTSTSRILDPLYVGQEHYDTATQVKQILQRNKELQDIIAILGVDELSEEDKVTVARARRIQQFLSQNTYTAEKFTGVAGSTVPIADTIEGFQMICRGDVDHIPEQAFFNVGSMDMVMENWDKMKKEG is encoded by the coding sequence ATGACTGCGACAACAATTACCCCCGAGACGAAGGACGAGGTGGTCGGCGTTGGGCGAGTCGTCCGCGTTATCGGCCCCGTCGTCGACGTCGAGTTTCCGGCCGGTCAGCTGCCGGAGATTCTCAACGCCCTGCACGTCGATGCTGAGGTGATGGGAGAGACTCATACCATCACCCTCGAGGTGGCCTTGCACATTGGCGAGAATGTCGTGCGAGCCATCTCCCTCAAACCGACTGACGGTATGCGCCGCGGCACTGAGGTGCGCGACACCGGTGCCCCGATTAGCGTGCCAGTGGGTGACGTCACTAAGGGTCACGTCTGGAATGTGACAGGTGACGTTCTTAACGCCGATCCCTCCACAATCGAGGTGACTGAGCGTTGGCCGATCCACCGGGATCCCCCGGCCTTCGATGACCTTGAGCCCGAGACCGAGATGCTGGAGACCGGTATTAAGGTCCTTGACTTGCTGACTCCTTACGTCAAGGGCGGCAAGATTGGCCTCTTTGGCGGCGCTGGTGTGGGTAAGACGGTGCTCATTCAGGAGATGATTTACCGTATCGCCCACAACTTCGGCGGTACCTCGGTTTTCGCCGGTGTCGGTGAACGTACCCGTGAGGGTAACGACCTCATCAACGAGATGGACGAGGCCGGTGTGCTCAAGGACACCGCTCTGGTATTCGGCCAGATGGACGAGCCCCCGGGCACGCGTTTGCGCATCGCTTTGACCGGTTTGACGATGGCTGAGTACTTCCGCGATGTTCAGAACCAGGACGTGCTGTTGTTCATCGACAACATCTTCCGGTTCTCCCAGGCTGGTTCTGAGGTTTCAACCCTGCTAGGTCGTATGCCCTCGGCGGTGGGCTACCAGCCCAACTTGGCCGACGAGATGGGCCAATTGCAGGAGCGAATCACCTCGACCCGTGGCCACTCCATCACCTCGATGCAGGCCGTCTACGTCCCCGCTGACGATTACACCGACCCGGCTCCGGCGACGACCTTCGCCCATCTGGATGCCACCACGGAGCTTTCTCGTGAGATTGCCTCTCGTGGCCTGTACCCGGCTGTGGACCCACTGACGTCGACCTCTCGTATCCTCGACCCGCTGTACGTAGGCCAGGAGCATTACGACACCGCTACTCAGGTCAAACAGATTCTGCAGCGCAACAAGGAGCTTCAGGACATCATCGCTATTCTCGGTGTGGATGAGCTGAGCGAAGAGGACAAGGTCACTGTGGCGAGGGCCCGCCGCATCCAGCAGTTCCTGTCCCAGAACACGTACACTGCCGAGAAATTCACTGGCGTCGCTGGATCGACGGTTCCGATTGCCGACACAATTGAGGGATTCCAGATGATCTGCCGTGGCGACGTTGACCACATTCCCGAGCAGGCCTTCTTCAACGTTGGCAGCATGGACATGGTGATGGAGAACTGGGACAAGATGAAGAAGGAGGGCTGA
- a CDS encoding F0F1 ATP synthase subunit gamma, which yields MASNLRELRERRNSVATTKKITRAMELIASSRIIKAQNTVKAAGPYSLELTRALSAVAAHTHEEHPLTSMNPDPKRSAVLVITSDRGLAGAYSSNVIRTAEELTTALQPKQEIATYLCGRKAVQYFEFRGRKVDHLWSGFSDSPSYRDAKDIADHLIEDFLRPTEEGGVDEIHMVYTEFESMLTQTPKVIRLLPLAVVDPQDTPEGQLAEGDPGVGANAEEIFHEYRFEPNPVSVLDELLPLYVANRVHYALLQSAASELASRQRAMKAATDNAEQLIQTLTRQANQARQAAITQEITEIVGGAAALAESAPQE from the coding sequence GTGGCGTCGAACCTGCGTGAACTGCGGGAGAGGCGGAACTCCGTCGCAACGACGAAGAAGATTACTCGCGCGATGGAGTTGATTGCCTCATCGCGAATTATCAAAGCGCAAAACACCGTTAAAGCAGCGGGCCCGTACTCGCTGGAGCTGACTCGTGCGCTTTCGGCAGTAGCCGCCCATACTCACGAGGAACATCCGCTGACTTCGATGAATCCAGACCCAAAGCGATCTGCCGTGCTGGTTATTACCTCGGATCGTGGCCTGGCTGGCGCCTACTCGTCGAATGTGATCCGGACCGCTGAGGAGTTAACGACCGCCCTCCAGCCGAAACAGGAGATCGCGACGTACCTGTGTGGGCGCAAGGCAGTGCAGTACTTTGAATTCCGAGGACGCAAGGTCGACCATTTGTGGAGCGGCTTTTCTGATTCGCCGAGCTACCGGGATGCTAAGGATATCGCAGACCATCTCATTGAGGATTTTTTGCGACCGACTGAGGAGGGCGGTGTCGATGAGATCCATATGGTTTATACCGAGTTTGAATCGATGCTGACCCAGACCCCGAAGGTGATTCGTCTGCTGCCGTTGGCCGTCGTTGACCCGCAGGACACTCCAGAAGGTCAACTTGCTGAAGGCGATCCTGGCGTTGGAGCTAACGCTGAGGAGATCTTTCACGAGTACCGCTTTGAGCCTAATCCAGTGAGTGTGCTTGATGAGTTGCTACCGCTGTACGTCGCCAACCGCGTCCACTACGCCTTGCTGCAATCGGCTGCCTCGGAATTGGCTAGCCGTCAGCGTGCTATGAAGGCTGCTACCGACAATGCCGAGCAGCTCATCCAGACATTGACCCGGCAGGCCAACCAGGCTCGTCAGGCCGCCATTACCCAGGAAATCACCGAGATCGTGGGTGGCGCCGCTGCCCTTGCAGAGTCTGCCCCACAGGAGTGA
- the atpA gene encoding F0F1 ATP synthase subunit alpha codes for MAELTIRPEEIRDALDNFVQNYEPETAVREEVGTVVTSGDGIAHVEGLPSAMANELLRFENGTMGIALNLEERQIGVVVLGDSDGIDEGSTVRGTGEVLSVPVGEGYLGRVVDAMGNPVDGLGEIKGVEGRRALEIQAAGVMDRQEVREPLQTGLKAIDSMIPIGRGQRQLIIGDRKTGKTAIAIDTIINQKGNWESGDPQKQVRCIYVAIGQKGSTVAEVKGALEKAGAMEYTTIVHAPASDPAGFKYIAPYAGSAIGQHWMYQGKHVLIIFDDLTKQAEAYRAMSLLLRRPPGREAYPGDVFYLHSRLLERCAKLSDDLGGGSMTGLPIIETKANDVSAFIPTNVISITDGQIFLQSDLFNASQRPAVDVGISVSRVGGAAQIKAMKSVAGTLKISLAQYRDMQAFAMFASDLDDTSRRQLDRGARLMELLKQGQFSPYPVEEQVISVWGGTTGKFDDVPVGDVLRFEGDVLEYLRSHSNVLTTIRETGKFDDEAKDAAAAAFEEVKKGFKTSDGKMLAGHEEFSPMADEDIDQAKIVRAKKG; via the coding sequence ATGGCGGAACTGACGATACGTCCGGAGGAGATCCGCGACGCCCTGGACAACTTCGTCCAGAATTACGAGCCGGAGACGGCGGTCCGTGAGGAGGTCGGCACCGTCGTCACATCTGGCGACGGTATCGCCCACGTCGAGGGGCTTCCCTCGGCCATGGCCAACGAGTTGCTGCGCTTCGAGAATGGAACGATGGGCATTGCCCTTAACTTAGAAGAGCGGCAAATCGGTGTGGTCGTGCTCGGCGATTCCGACGGTATTGATGAGGGATCGACTGTTCGTGGCACTGGGGAAGTGCTGTCTGTGCCGGTTGGCGAGGGATATCTCGGTCGCGTCGTGGACGCGATGGGTAACCCAGTTGATGGTCTCGGCGAGATCAAAGGTGTTGAGGGACGTCGTGCCCTCGAGATCCAGGCTGCCGGCGTTATGGACCGTCAGGAAGTTCGTGAGCCGTTGCAGACTGGTCTTAAAGCCATCGACTCGATGATCCCGATTGGTCGTGGTCAGCGTCAGCTCATCATCGGTGACCGCAAGACTGGTAAGACCGCCATTGCGATCGACACCATCATCAACCAGAAGGGCAACTGGGAATCTGGCGATCCTCAGAAGCAGGTTCGCTGCATCTACGTCGCCATTGGACAGAAGGGCTCGACTGTTGCGGAGGTGAAGGGTGCTCTGGAGAAGGCTGGTGCGATGGAGTACACCACCATCGTCCATGCCCCTGCCTCCGATCCTGCTGGCTTTAAGTACATCGCTCCCTACGCCGGTTCGGCCATTGGTCAGCACTGGATGTACCAGGGTAAGCACGTCCTGATCATCTTCGATGACCTGACCAAGCAGGCCGAGGCCTACCGAGCTATGTCGCTGCTGCTGCGTCGTCCTCCGGGCCGTGAAGCTTATCCCGGTGATGTCTTTTACCTACACTCCCGCCTGCTGGAGCGTTGCGCGAAGCTGTCCGACGACTTGGGTGGCGGTTCGATGACCGGTTTGCCGATCATCGAGACCAAGGCCAACGACGTCTCGGCCTTCATTCCGACGAACGTCATCTCTATTACCGATGGTCAGATCTTCCTCCAGTCGGATCTGTTCAACGCCAGCCAGCGTCCGGCCGTCGACGTCGGTATCTCGGTTTCGCGAGTCGGTGGTGCTGCCCAGATTAAGGCAATGAAGTCGGTCGCTGGCACCTTGAAGATCTCTTTGGCTCAGTACCGCGATATGCAGGCCTTTGCGATGTTTGCCTCCGATTTGGATGACACGTCCCGTCGCCAGCTGGATCGTGGCGCTCGCCTTATGGAGCTACTCAAGCAGGGCCAATTCTCGCCCTACCCGGTAGAGGAGCAGGTCATTAGCGTGTGGGGTGGCACCACCGGCAAGTTCGACGATGTTCCGGTCGGCGATGTATTGCGGTTCGAGGGTGACGTTCTTGAGTACTTGCGTAGTCACAGCAACGTGCTCACGACGATCCGGGAAACCGGCAAGTTCGACGATGAGGCGAAAGATGCGGCGGCTGCTGCCTTTGAAGAGGTCAAGAAGGGATTCAAGACCTCTGATGGAAAGATGCTGGCTGGTCATGAAGAGTTCTCGCCGATGGCTGATGAGGACATCGACCAGGCCAAGATCGTTCGCGCGAAGAAGGGCTGA
- a CDS encoding F0F1 ATP synthase subunit delta yields the protein MTTAVGASQQLDEVGDRRGTGTEFANEIFAVVDVLNRESGLRRAVSDTGSETKARQGLIDAVFTSKVSPDCKELLDATTTCKWRSPAALTRALERQGVRAVLRGARQADRFEAVADELFHVSRLVRGQAALQVALGDPNRSVADRQELLMKLVGGHVSEETLVLARRAVVASDSTFEQVIDGYLHVAAEMADRRRAIVTTAKALTDAQRAEMVKQLERITGSPIELSEVVDPTVLGGALINLGDEVIDSTVAHRLDQARRELG from the coding sequence ATGACGACGGCGGTGGGCGCATCACAGCAGCTAGACGAGGTCGGCGACCGACGTGGTACAGGTACCGAGTTCGCTAATGAGATTTTCGCGGTCGTTGACGTCCTGAATCGTGAATCTGGCTTACGACGGGCAGTATCCGACACAGGTTCTGAGACCAAGGCTCGTCAAGGGCTTATCGACGCGGTTTTCACGTCGAAGGTCTCGCCCGATTGCAAGGAACTCCTGGACGCGACAACCACCTGTAAGTGGCGATCTCCGGCGGCGCTGACTCGCGCTCTGGAGCGGCAAGGGGTTCGTGCTGTGCTGCGTGGAGCCCGGCAAGCTGACCGCTTCGAGGCAGTTGCCGACGAGTTGTTCCACGTGAGCCGACTCGTGCGCGGGCAGGCTGCGCTGCAGGTGGCACTGGGTGATCCCAACCGTTCGGTGGCGGATCGCCAGGAGTTGCTCATGAAGTTGGTGGGAGGCCATGTGAGCGAGGAAACCCTCGTATTGGCTCGCCGAGCTGTGGTGGCTTCCGACAGCACCTTCGAGCAGGTGATCGACGGGTACTTGCATGTTGCCGCCGAGATGGCTGATCGCAGGCGTGCGATCGTGACGACCGCCAAGGCACTGACCGACGCCCAGCGCGCGGAAATGGTGAAGCAACTAGAACGGATCACCGGCAGCCCGATCGAGTTGTCTGAAGTTGTTGACCCGACGGTGCTCGGGGGTGCGCTCATCAACCTCGGTGACGAGGTCATTGATTCGACGGTGGCCCACCGTTTGGACCAAGCCCGACGAGAACTGGGCTGA
- a CDS encoding F0F1 ATP synthase subunit B → MNILEMDLGPLAPEHPIEIIVGVILVLLLTWLIAKAVVPRFEKLYEERTETIQGGIERAERAQAEAKAALEKYQAQLASARDEAAQIRDDAKSQGAQIIAEMRANAQEEADRITERANAQIRAERDQAVREVRAEIGGLATTLASRIVGESLQDDQRVQATVDRFLSSLADEPSASNSRTVNRA, encoded by the coding sequence ATGAACATCCTCGAGATGGATCTTGGGCCGCTTGCTCCTGAGCATCCCATCGAGATTATCGTCGGAGTCATCCTTGTGTTGCTCCTCACGTGGCTCATCGCCAAGGCGGTTGTTCCCCGTTTCGAGAAGCTTTACGAGGAGCGCACCGAGACGATTCAAGGTGGAATTGAGAGGGCTGAGAGGGCTCAGGCTGAGGCTAAAGCGGCTCTTGAGAAGTACCAGGCTCAGCTGGCCAGCGCGCGCGATGAGGCTGCCCAGATACGTGATGACGCGAAGAGTCAGGGAGCACAGATTATTGCGGAGATGCGTGCCAACGCCCAGGAAGAGGCCGATCGGATCACCGAGCGTGCCAACGCTCAAATCCGGGCCGAGCGCGATCAGGCGGTGCGCGAGGTGCGTGCCGAGATCGGCGGCCTTGCGACCACCCTGGCCAGTCGGATCGTGGGGGAGTCCCTACAAGACGACCAGCGCGTCCAGGCGACCGTCGACCGCTTCCTCTCATCGCTCGCCGACGAGCCCTCGGCGTCTAATTCGCGGACGGTGAATCGGGCATGA
- the atpE gene encoding ATP synthase F0 subunit C has translation MVPMLIGGSLNVLGYGLAALGPALGVAWIFAAVINGTARQPEARPAMMTTAFIGFAVVEALALFGFILAFIVK, from the coding sequence ATGGTACCCATGCTCATCGGTGGCTCGCTCAACGTGCTCGGCTATGGCCTGGCCGCCCTCGGCCCGGCTCTTGGCGTGGCGTGGATCTTCGCAGCCGTCATTAATGGCACCGCTCGTCAGCCTGAGGCTCGTCCGGCCATGATGACGACGGCATTCATTGGCTTCGCTGTGGTCGAGGCTCTCGCGCTGTTCGGTTTTATCCTCGCCTTCATCGTTAAGTGA
- the atpB gene encoding F0F1 ATP synthase subunit A, with the protein MSGIVSPLEFHTPGLEDFKFGGTFGVAWMDKPFWQVIIAFLVVIVFWVWMSRGLKVVPGKRQVFGEYCYNFIRNSLARDTIGHGFEPWLPYLVALFSFILINNWFGELFVFMFPTFSHVGYVYGLAIVSWFVYVIAGFKTKGIRYLKDSVLPPGVPWYLRWLIIPLEFLSNFVTRPLTLSLRLFANMVAGHLIIMIFVVGGGFLLTYPSSIIYNVAGGLSLILSFALFALELFVGFLQAYVFTVLSAQYVASSMSEEH; encoded by the coding sequence GTGAGCGGGATCGTGTCTCCTTTGGAGTTTCACACTCCAGGGCTCGAGGACTTCAAGTTCGGCGGGACCTTCGGGGTGGCTTGGATGGACAAGCCGTTCTGGCAAGTGATCATTGCATTCCTTGTTGTCATCGTCTTCTGGGTGTGGATGAGTCGCGGCCTTAAAGTTGTACCAGGCAAGCGTCAGGTCTTTGGCGAGTATTGTTACAACTTCATCCGTAATTCTCTGGCGCGAGACACCATCGGCCACGGATTTGAACCGTGGTTGCCATATCTGGTTGCCCTCTTCAGCTTTATCCTCATCAACAACTGGTTCGGTGAACTATTCGTCTTCATGTTCCCAACTTTTTCCCATGTCGGATACGTTTACGGCTTAGCTATAGTGTCCTGGTTCGTCTACGTCATCGCTGGGTTTAAGACCAAGGGAATTCGCTACCTTAAGGACTCGGTACTGCCGCCCGGCGTGCCCTGGTACCTACGGTGGCTCATCATCCCGCTGGAGTTCTTGTCAAACTTCGTCACCCGTCCACTAACGCTGTCGTTGCGACTGTTTGCCAACATGGTCGCTGGCCACTTGATCATCATGATCTTCGTCGTTGGTGGCGGATTCCTTCTCACTTACCCGTCCAGCATTATTTACAACGTTGCTGGCGGTCTCTCCCTGATCCTCAGCTTCGCGCTCTTTGCGCTGGAGTTGTTTGTGGGCTTTTTGCAGGCTTACGTATTTACCGTGCTGTCGGCTCAGTATGTAGCATCCTCGATGTCCGAGGAACACTGA
- a CDS encoding AtpZ/AtpI family protein — MAAKVSIDMSTNSMRRTSTSSAPSSDGDAWGVLSYVLAGMLFYGGIGWLLSSHFHQVWIFVVGMIVGFAASVYLIVKRYGVVPNQNNDREGQ, encoded by the coding sequence ATGGCTGCTAAAGTTAGCATAGACATGAGCACGAACTCAATGAGACGAACGAGTACCAGCTCCGCGCCGTCCAGTGACGGCGACGCTTGGGGTGTTTTGAGCTATGTCCTAGCGGGCATGCTGTTCTATGGTGGCATCGGCTGGCTGCTGTCAAGCCACTTCCATCAAGTGTGGATTTTTGTCGTCGGCATGATCGTCGGCTTTGCGGCGAGCGTTTATCTCATTGTTAAGCGCTACGGGGTCGTGCCCAACCAGAACAACGACCGGGAGGGTCAGTGA